The genomic window TAAACGAATAATTTCCTCCGCAGGATCTCCTGTGACGATTTCCAATTCACTGGTACAAGGGAGTTCTTGTTGATATTTTTGTAAGAGTTTTTCTATATGTCGATAGGGAATTTCTTCTGCATAAGTCTGGGGTAAATCTGCGGCTAATTCTAGGTCGTTACCCGTATCAGGCAAGACATGAGAAAGTATTATTTTAGCTGTGGGAGCTAAATGAATTTGCTCCAAAGCACCCATAATTTTATGGGAAACTTCTGACTCATCTAGAGCAACTAAGATCGTTTTAAACACCAGCCCTCCTTGGTTTGATTAGTAAAACCGGCTTTCAAAATTATCTCTCCCTCAAGTGATTTTTTGATGAATCAGAAGGAAAATTCCTGTTAATCTTAACTAGTCGATAGATTCAGGTTGAGTGCGGAATTTAACCGAATCTCCATGAGAAGGTAAACCTTCTGCTTGAGTCAAAATATTTATGGCTCCCGCGACTTTTTGCAAAGCTTCAGGAGAATATTCAATTAGGCTGGAATGTTTCATAAATGTTTCCACACCCAACGCTGAAGCGTACCGCGCCGCACCAGAAGTTGGTAAGGTATGGTTAGGTCCAGCTAGATAATCTCCCACGGCTTCTGGAGTCGATTTGCCCAAAAATATCGCTCCTGCATGGCGAATATGTTCTAGGAACTCCCACGGTTCTCTGATCTCCAATTCCAGGTGTTCGGGAGCAAACTCATTGGATAGTTGAGCGGCGGTGACTAGAGTATCTACTACAATGATTAAGCCGTAGTTAGCTATAGCCTTTTCAGTGAGAAGCTTGCGAGTGTGATAGCGTAATTGTCTTTCTACCTCCGTTTGCACTCTGTCTGCTAAAGATTCATCATCGGTGATTAAAATTGCTGCTGCCATTGGATCGTGTTCCGCTTGAGCTAACATATCAGCAGCAACGTGGACAGGATTAGCACTGCGATCGGCAATAATCAACACTTCTGAAGGTCCGGCTAGGGAATCTATCCCTACTGTTCCATAGACTAATTTCTTAGCCAGAGTTACATAGATATTACCAGGCCCGCTAATTACATCCACTTTAGGAATCGTTTCTGTACCAAAGGCTAGAGCCGCTATAGCTTGCGCGCCTCCTACTCGGTAAATTTCCTCTACACCAGCCTCTTGAGCGGCTACCAGTACTGCCGGATTAATGGTTTT from Merismopedia glauca CCAP 1448/3 includes these protein-coding regions:
- a CDS encoding universal stress protein, with translation MFKTILVALDESEVSHKIMGALEQIHLAPTAKIILSHVLPDTGNDLELAADLPQTYAEEIPYRHIEKLLQKYQQELPCTSELEIVTGDPAEEIIRLSHIYECDLIVIGCRGLKGMRRILEGSVSSEVVADAPCSVLVVNPQ
- the hisD gene encoding histidinol dehydrogenase, encoding MLRIITQQAEAQAEIKRICDRTSDEQIVHKEATVREILATVKRQGDKALLHYTAEFDGQQLNGEELRVSGSELDAAYQQISKELLDAIGLAKRNIEAFHQQRVPKSWVNFGQDNIVLGKKYTPVDKAGLYVPGGRACYPSTVLMNAIPAKVAGVERIVMVTPPGQDKTINPAVLVAAQEAGVEEIYRVGGAQAIAALAFGTETIPKVDVISGPGNIYVTLAKKLVYGTVGIDSLAGPSEVLIIADRSANPVHVAADMLAQAEHDPMAAAILITDDESLADRVQTEVERQLRYHTRKLLTEKAIANYGLIIVVDTLVTAAQLSNEFAPEHLELEIREPWEFLEHIRHAGAIFLGKSTPEAVGDYLAGPNHTLPTSGAARYASALGVETFMKHSSLIEYSPEALQKVAGAINILTQAEGLPSHGDSVKFRTQPESID